One Streptomyces coeruleorubidus DNA segment encodes these proteins:
- a CDS encoding TetR/AcrR family transcriptional regulator, which translates to MTPAAPTPAYRRLSVEERRSQLLTSALNLFAHRAPEDVSLDDVAEAAGVSRPLVYRYFPGGKQQLYEAALRSAADELRHCFDEPRDGALLPRLSRALDRYLTFVDEHDAGFSALLQGGSVVETSRTTAIVDGVRRDAAEHIFRHLEVTEPGPRLRMTVRMWITAVEASSLIWLDEDKQPPAEELRDWLVEQFLAMLSVTARRDPQTDALVRALAEDV; encoded by the coding sequence ATGACACCAGCCGCCCCCACCCCCGCCTACCGGCGACTCAGCGTCGAGGAACGCCGCAGCCAGCTCCTCACCTCCGCGCTGAACCTCTTCGCGCACCGGGCCCCGGAGGACGTGTCCCTGGACGACGTGGCGGAGGCGGCCGGGGTCTCGCGGCCCCTGGTCTACCGGTACTTCCCGGGCGGCAAGCAGCAGCTGTACGAGGCCGCCCTCCGCTCCGCCGCCGACGAGCTCCGGCACTGCTTCGACGAGCCCCGCGACGGCGCCCTGCTCCCCCGCCTGTCCCGCGCCCTCGACCGCTACCTCACCTTCGTCGACGAGCACGACGCCGGCTTCAGCGCCCTCCTCCAGGGCGGCAGCGTCGTCGAGACCTCGCGTACCACCGCCATCGTCGACGGCGTACGCCGCGACGCCGCCGAGCACATCTTCCGGCACCTGGAGGTCACCGAGCCCGGCCCGCGGCTGCGGATGACCGTCCGGATGTGGATCACCGCCGTCGAGGCGTCGTCGCTCATCTGGCTCGACGAGGACAAGCAACCCCCCGCCGAGGAGCTGCGCGACTGGCTCGTCGAGCAGTTCCTGGCCATGCTGTCGGTGACCGCCCGCCGCGACCCGCAGACCGACGCCCTGGTCCGGGCCCTCGCCGAGGATGTCTGA
- a CDS encoding nitrate- and nitrite sensing domain-containing protein has translation MRAPVQKSRPRRTGKQTAPVQGAEPTPPTGKGRPTHVRNRLIVAVAVVAAAIAGAGTPSVIAASGQLHDSQELVTLAEQTQDALALAHSLADERDDVTSYIAAGRPKSKAPSEQRSARVDRQVEELRADTDTPASLRSDLDAIAAVRRAALTGKSSALQAHQAYSTAITELHRLAEQLAQRTPPRAGSGGQALAELDSAVQQAAAARGLLLAALSVPRGTETVIDPVTGLPTETSSDADTRQRDALSAAAQQARLRSDAALADFRDTAPKPARTSFDNTVTGTEVNSAEKYLATLTDQPALSSNELSTNARKLDAALSARVDLMRGVESALYDRRTKDLEALRDDDVTALEIRIAVLGALMLLAVGVATGMARSLTRPLAVLRLGSKRLAEAEVPTAEEPVRFTGRNDEFAQVVRSVNALHAHAVTLTERIATLESDRKHLVGQRQKMADAREELRGELAESAAQLERLRTAIGGTFVNLALRTLGLVERQLAVIENLEEREQDPDRLATLFKLDHFATVMRRHSENLLVLAGTEHVQHAAGPVPLVDVVRAAVSEIERYERVRIAALPPHAHIAGFAADDLSHLLAELLENATSFSPPDLPVEISGWLLENGEVMLSVQDEGIGMTEDRLERLNARLADFDPEAPYDQEGEDGLGLGLYVVARLAHRHGVRVQLREQKQGGVAAVVVLPRTLLAAAPAAAVPASGPLSGTTHTVAFPGADAEANSNVLHGRASNGDPLVALAEKAVRREEVAEESADHTESADHTEAAGRTEAAEHPEPAPAEAPAETTMELLAPIPQDEPAPAEHEPAAADGETAPQGPPAPDDETRTGGAGGNDTAGGGPTRSSEAESGGEAEAEHERAPDDEEDRVTDKGLPKRTPKITAPAQAPRQRTGSVDAEALRRRLGGFRQGAQAGYREVEAEIAERTASHQRPDTGTSGPAESEEATGGTVEEASS, from the coding sequence ATGCGAGCACCGGTGCAGAAGTCGCGGCCTCGTCGCACAGGCAAGCAGACGGCCCCCGTTCAGGGCGCTGAGCCGACGCCCCCCACCGGCAAGGGCCGCCCCACCCATGTACGCAACCGGCTCATCGTGGCCGTGGCCGTGGTCGCCGCGGCCATCGCCGGTGCGGGCACCCCGTCCGTCATCGCCGCCTCCGGGCAACTCCACGACTCGCAGGAGCTGGTGACGCTCGCCGAGCAGACGCAGGACGCGCTCGCCCTCGCGCACTCCCTCGCCGACGAGCGAGACGACGTCACCTCCTACATCGCGGCCGGCCGCCCCAAGTCCAAGGCGCCCTCCGAGCAGCGCAGCGCCCGCGTGGACCGGCAGGTCGAGGAGCTGCGCGCCGACACCGACACGCCCGCCTCGCTCCGCTCCGACCTCGACGCCATCGCGGCCGTACGCCGGGCGGCGCTCACCGGCAAGAGCAGCGCCCTGCAAGCGCACCAGGCGTACTCCACCGCCATCACCGAACTCCACCGGCTCGCCGAGCAGCTGGCGCAGCGGACGCCGCCCCGCGCGGGCTCCGGCGGCCAGGCCCTGGCCGAGCTGGACTCCGCCGTCCAGCAGGCCGCCGCGGCCCGGGGGCTGCTGCTGGCCGCCCTCAGCGTGCCGCGCGGCACCGAGACGGTCATCGACCCCGTCACCGGCCTGCCGACCGAGACCTCCTCGGACGCCGACACCCGGCAGCGCGACGCCCTGAGCGCCGCCGCCCAGCAGGCCCGGCTGCGCTCCGACGCGGCCCTGGCCGACTTCCGCGACACCGCGCCCAAGCCGGCCCGTACCTCCTTCGACAACACGGTCACCGGCACCGAGGTCAACTCCGCCGAGAAGTACCTCGCCACGCTCACCGACCAGCCGGCCCTCTCCAGCAACGAACTCTCCACCAACGCCAGGAAGCTGGACGCGGCCCTGTCCGCACGCGTCGACCTGATGCGCGGCGTGGAGTCCGCCCTCTACGACCGCCGCACCAAGGACCTGGAGGCGCTGCGCGACGACGACGTCACCGCGCTGGAGATCCGCATCGCCGTCCTCGGCGCCCTGATGCTGCTCGCCGTCGGCGTCGCCACGGGCATGGCCCGCAGCCTCACGCGCCCCCTCGCGGTCCTGCGCCTGGGCTCCAAGCGCCTGGCCGAGGCGGAGGTTCCGACGGCCGAGGAACCCGTCAGGTTCACCGGCCGCAACGACGAGTTCGCCCAGGTCGTCCGCTCCGTCAACGCCCTGCACGCGCACGCCGTCACGCTCACCGAGCGGATCGCCACGCTGGAGTCCGACCGCAAGCACCTGGTCGGCCAGCGCCAGAAGATGGCCGACGCGCGCGAGGAACTGCGCGGCGAACTCGCCGAGTCCGCCGCCCAGCTGGAGCGGCTGCGCACGGCCATCGGCGGCACGTTCGTCAACCTCGCGCTGCGCACCCTCGGCCTGGTCGAGCGGCAACTGGCCGTCATCGAGAACCTGGAGGAGCGCGAGCAGGACCCGGACCGCCTCGCCACGCTGTTCAAGCTCGACCACTTCGCGACGGTCATGCGACGGCACAGCGAGAACCTCCTCGTCCTCGCCGGCACCGAGCACGTCCAGCACGCCGCCGGGCCCGTGCCGCTCGTGGACGTCGTGCGCGCCGCGGTGAGCGAGATCGAGCGGTACGAGCGGGTCCGGATCGCCGCGCTGCCGCCGCACGCGCACATCGCCGGGTTCGCCGCGGACGACCTGTCCCACCTGCTGGCCGAACTCCTGGAGAACGCCACCTCGTTCTCGCCGCCCGACCTGCCCGTCGAGATCTCCGGCTGGCTGCTGGAGAACGGCGAGGTCATGCTCTCGGTGCAGGACGAGGGCATCGGCATGACCGAGGACCGGCTGGAGCGTCTGAACGCCCGCCTCGCCGACTTCGACCCGGAGGCGCCGTACGACCAGGAGGGCGAGGACGGTCTCGGACTCGGCCTGTACGTCGTGGCCCGCCTCGCCCACCGGCACGGTGTGCGCGTGCAGTTGCGCGAGCAGAAGCAGGGCGGTGTCGCGGCGGTCGTCGTCCTGCCCCGCACGCTGCTGGCGGCGGCCCCGGCCGCGGCCGTCCCGGCCTCCGGCCCCCTCTCCGGCACCACCCACACCGTCGCGTTCCCCGGTGCCGACGCCGAGGCCAACTCCAACGTCCTGCACGGCCGCGCGAGCAACGGCGACCCGCTGGTGGCGCTGGCGGAGAAGGCGGTACGGCGCGAGGAGGTGGCGGAGGAGTCCGCGGACCACACGGAGTCCGCGGACCACACGGAGGCCGCGGGGCGCACGGAGGCCGCGGAGCACCCCGAACCGGCACCGGCGGAAGCCCCCGCCGAGACCACGATGGAGCTGCTGGCCCCGATCCCGCAGGACGAGCCTGCCCCGGCGGAGCACGAGCCCGCGGCCGCCGACGGCGAAACGGCCCCACAGGGGCCACCCGCACCCGACGACGAAACCCGCACGGGGGGTGCGGGCGGGAACGACACCGCCGGTGGGGGCCCCACCCGCTCGAGCGAAGCCGAGAGTGGGGGAGAAGCCGAGGCGGAACACGAACGCGCACCCGACGACGAAGAGGACCGCGTCACAGACAAGGGCCTCCCCAAGCGCACTCCCAAGATCACCGCCCCGGCCCAGGCCCCGCGCCAGCGGACCGGCTCCGTGGACGCCGAAGCCCTCCGCCGCCGCCTCGGCGGCTTCCGCCAGGGCGCCCAGGCCGGCTACCGCGAGGTGGAGGCGGAAATCGCCGAACGGACGGCCTCGCACCAGCGGCCGGACACCGGCACATCAGGACCAGCTGAATCCGAAGAAGCCACGGGGGGCACAGTCGAGGAGGCAAGCAGTTGA
- a CDS encoding AurF N-oxygenase family protein: protein MTTLTEADALDGLRDALGLLKDREQVAQRLLDSSAKHSFDPDEELDWDAPFEEGKWFWPPELVSLYDTPLWKRMGEEQRILLSQHEAAALASLGIWFEIILMQLLVRHIYDKAATSAHVRYALTEIEDECRHSKMFARLISHGGTPWYPVSRVHQHLGRLFKTISTTPGSFTATLLGEEVLDWMQRLTFPDERVQPLIRGVTRIHVVEEARHVRYAREELRRQMVTAPKWSQEFTRITSGEFARVFSVAFVNPEVYTNVGLDKREALAQVRASGHRREVMQNGSKRLTDFLDDIGVLRGVGRRLWKSSGLLA from the coding sequence ATGACGACCCTGACGGAAGCCGACGCGCTCGACGGCCTGCGCGATGCCCTGGGCCTGCTCAAGGACCGGGAACAGGTGGCCCAACGGCTGCTCGACTCCTCCGCCAAGCACTCCTTCGACCCGGACGAGGAGCTGGACTGGGACGCGCCCTTCGAGGAGGGCAAGTGGTTCTGGCCGCCGGAGCTGGTGTCGCTCTACGACACCCCGCTCTGGAAGCGGATGGGCGAGGAACAGCGGATCCTCCTCTCCCAGCACGAGGCGGCGGCGCTGGCCTCCCTCGGCATCTGGTTCGAGATCATCCTCATGCAGCTGCTGGTCCGGCACATCTACGACAAGGCCGCCACGAGCGCGCACGTGCGCTACGCACTCACCGAGATCGAGGACGAGTGCCGGCACTCCAAGATGTTCGCCCGTCTGATATCCCACGGCGGCACGCCCTGGTACCCGGTCAGCCGCGTGCACCAGCACCTGGGCCGCCTGTTCAAGACCATCTCCACCACGCCCGGCTCCTTCACGGCCACGCTGCTCGGCGAGGAGGTCCTCGACTGGATGCAGCGCCTGACGTTCCCCGACGAGCGGGTCCAGCCCCTCATCCGCGGCGTCACCCGCATCCATGTCGTGGAGGAGGCCCGCCACGTGCGCTACGCCCGCGAGGAGCTGCGGCGCCAGATGGTGACGGCCCCCAAGTGGTCCCAGGAGTTCACCCGCATCACCTCCGGGGAGTTCGCCCGGGTGTTCTCGGTGGCGTTCGTGAACCCCGAGGTCTACACGAACGTCGGCCTGGACAAGCGGGAGGCTCTCGCGCAGGTGCGGGCGAGCGGGCATCGCCGCGAGGTCATGCAGAACGGGTCCAAGCGGTTGACGGACTTCCTTGACGACATCGGGGTGTTGCGGGGGGTCGGGCGGCGGTTGTGGAAGTCGTCGGGGTTGCTGGCCTGA
- a CDS encoding Uma2 family endonuclease: protein MSAARDYGLDDDYQWPRPPQGGWTADDLDELPNLPPHTELIDGSLVFVSPQTNFHSRAIRLLDNALLDQVPEELDVIREMTIKLNERNRPEPDVLVFRAGADTGPRQTWYRPEDVVIAVEVVSEDSEDRDREVKPRKYAQAGIPHYWRVEENEGLPVVYVYELDPATQAYGLTGIFHDKLELTVPFPVDIDLTAINRRR, encoded by the coding sequence ATGAGCGCCGCACGCGACTACGGGCTGGACGACGACTACCAGTGGCCTCGTCCGCCGCAGGGTGGCTGGACGGCGGACGACCTCGACGAGCTTCCCAACCTTCCTCCGCACACGGAGCTGATCGACGGGAGCCTTGTCTTCGTGAGTCCGCAGACCAATTTCCACTCGCGTGCCATCCGCTTGCTGGACAACGCCCTGCTGGACCAAGTGCCGGAGGAGCTCGACGTCATCCGGGAGATGACCATCAAGCTGAACGAGCGCAATCGGCCGGAACCCGATGTCCTGGTGTTCCGCGCGGGTGCCGACACAGGGCCCAGGCAGACCTGGTACCGACCTGAAGACGTCGTCATCGCCGTCGAGGTCGTCTCGGAGGACTCGGAGGACCGGGACCGTGAGGTCAAGCCGCGGAAGTACGCGCAGGCAGGGATTCCGCACTACTGGCGCGTCGAGGAGAACGAGGGGCTTCCGGTGGTCTATGTCTACGAACTCGATCCCGCGACCCAGGCCTACGGCTTGACCGGCATCTTCCACGACAAGCTCGAGCTGACCGTCCCGTTCCCCGTCGACATCGACCTCACCGCCATCAACCGCCGCCGTTGA
- a CDS encoding NlpC/P60 family protein has protein sequence MSGKLVRLVCIAATAATTVLALTPATAAPEPGPAQDPASAQDLASLSSLLTDLQQLYRKAEQATEAYNATEEKLKKQRAETDRLDRALARTRLSLHDSRGAAGRLARQQYQSSTDISPYVRLLLARDPQHAIDQGRVIGRLARERAETVGRLTGSERKAHELARKARKALDQQLALTERRKKERDEVRERLHDVEELLSSLSRDQLTALAAFEKNGIEKAQKKFMASGALGSSGAGGSSSVRRPSAEGGRAVRYAVRQLGKPYEWGAQGPKTYDCSGLTSQAWAEAGTPIPRTSQEQWKRLKRVPLTELRPGDLVVYFPEATHVALYLGDGMVVQAPRPGAKVKVSPIAANPVLGAVRPDPDGKPLRRYEPPELPEGATDGSDEGYEGHQGYEGYESQAAYADYAAPAPDTSTR, from the coding sequence ATGTCAGGAAAACTCGTGCGGCTGGTCTGCATCGCGGCGACGGCGGCAACAACCGTCCTCGCCCTCACCCCCGCCACGGCAGCCCCGGAGCCCGGCCCCGCCCAGGACCCCGCCTCCGCCCAGGACCTCGCGTCCCTCTCAAGCCTCCTGACGGATCTTCAGCAGCTGTACCGGAAGGCCGAACAGGCCACCGAGGCCTACAACGCCACCGAGGAGAAGCTGAAGAAGCAGCGCGCCGAGACCGACCGCCTGGACCGCGCTCTCGCCCGCACCCGGCTCTCCCTGCACGACAGCCGGGGCGCGGCCGGCCGCCTGGCCCGGCAGCAGTACCAGAGCAGCACCGACATCTCCCCGTACGTACGCCTGCTCCTGGCCCGCGACCCGCAGCACGCGATCGACCAGGGCCGTGTGATCGGCCGGCTGGCGCGGGAGCGGGCCGAGACCGTCGGCCGGCTGACCGGCAGCGAGCGGAAGGCCCACGAACTGGCCCGCAAGGCCCGCAAGGCCCTCGACCAGCAGCTCGCCCTCACCGAGCGGCGGAAGAAGGAACGGGACGAGGTCCGCGAGCGGCTCCACGACGTCGAGGAACTGCTCTCCTCCCTCAGCCGCGACCAGCTCACCGCCCTGGCCGCGTTCGAGAAGAACGGCATCGAGAAGGCTCAGAAGAAGTTCATGGCGTCCGGCGCACTCGGCAGCAGCGGCGCCGGCGGCAGCAGCAGCGTCCGCAGACCGTCGGCCGAGGGCGGCCGGGCCGTCCGCTACGCCGTACGGCAGCTCGGCAAGCCCTACGAGTGGGGCGCGCAGGGCCCGAAGACGTACGACTGCTCGGGCCTGACCTCGCAGGCCTGGGCGGAGGCCGGCACGCCCATCCCCCGGACCAGCCAGGAGCAGTGGAAACGGCTGAAGCGGGTCCCGCTCACCGAGCTGCGGCCGGGAGACCTGGTCGTGTACTTCCCCGAGGCCACGCACGTGGCGCTGTACCTCGGCGACGGCATGGTCGTACAGGCGCCCCGGCCGGGCGCGAAGGTGAAGGTGTCACCGATCGCGGCCAACCCGGTCCTGGGCGCCGTCCGCCCGGACCCGGACGGGAAGCCCCTGCGGCGCTACGAACCACCGGAGCTCCCCGAGGGGGCCACGGACGGGTCGGACGAGGGATACGAGGGACACCAGGGATACGAGGGATACGAAAGCCAGGCGGCCTACGCGGACTACGCGGCGCCCGCGCCCGACACCTCGACCAGGTAG
- a CDS encoding styrene monooxygenase/indole monooxygenase family protein codes for MRKILVVGAGQSGLQIALGLQSQGYEVTLMSNRTADEIRTGRVMSTQCMFHTALQHERDLQLNFWESQAPKIEGLGVSVAAPGSWAEGPAARAIDWLGRLDGYAQSVDQRVKMAGWMETFAQRGGQLVIHGAAVGDLDYFARTYDLVLVAAGKGELVQMFARDPERSPYSEPQRALAVSYVHGLGPRPEHPDTEGVRCNLVPGVGELFVMPCLTTSGRADILFWEGIPGGPLDVFNGVKDPAEHLSLTLELMERYVPWEYARATKVELTDAGGTLAGRYAPTVRNPVGRLPGGGLVLGVADVVVANDPITGQGSNSASKCAAAYLSSIVERGDKPFDEEWMRATFDRYWTTAQHVTKWTNAMLAPPPEHILNLIGAAGELQPVADRFANGFNDPADFENFFYDPDKAQAYLVEVSGAGAA; via the coding sequence ATGCGGAAGATACTCGTCGTCGGAGCCGGTCAGTCCGGGCTCCAGATCGCTCTCGGCCTCCAGTCGCAGGGGTACGAGGTCACCCTGATGTCCAACCGGACGGCGGACGAGATCCGCACCGGCCGGGTCATGTCGACGCAGTGCATGTTCCACACGGCCCTGCAGCACGAGCGCGATCTCCAGCTGAACTTCTGGGAGTCCCAGGCCCCGAAGATCGAAGGACTCGGAGTCTCGGTCGCCGCCCCCGGCTCCTGGGCCGAGGGCCCCGCGGCCCGTGCGATCGACTGGCTGGGCAGGCTCGACGGGTACGCGCAGTCGGTCGACCAGCGCGTGAAGATGGCCGGCTGGATGGAGACGTTCGCCCAGCGCGGCGGGCAGCTCGTCATCCACGGCGCGGCCGTCGGCGACCTCGACTACTTCGCCCGCACGTACGACCTGGTGCTCGTCGCGGCCGGCAAGGGCGAGCTGGTGCAGATGTTCGCCCGCGACCCGGAGCGCTCCCCCTACAGCGAGCCGCAGCGCGCGCTGGCCGTGTCGTACGTCCACGGCCTGGGCCCGCGCCCGGAGCACCCGGACACCGAAGGGGTCCGCTGCAACCTCGTGCCGGGCGTCGGCGAACTGTTCGTCATGCCCTGCCTGACCACCTCCGGCCGCGCCGACATCCTGTTCTGGGAGGGCATACCCGGCGGCCCGCTCGACGTCTTCAACGGCGTCAAGGACCCGGCGGAGCACCTCTCCCTGACCCTGGAACTCATGGAGCGGTACGTCCCCTGGGAGTACGCGCGGGCCACCAAGGTCGAACTGACCGACGCGGGCGGCACGCTGGCCGGCCGCTACGCCCCCACCGTCCGCAACCCCGTCGGCCGCCTCCCCGGCGGCGGGCTCGTGCTGGGTGTGGCGGACGTCGTCGTGGCGAACGACCCGATCACCGGCCAGGGCTCCAACTCCGCGTCGAAGTGCGCGGCCGCCTACCTCTCCTCGATCGTCGAGCGCGGCGACAAGCCGTTCGACGAGGAGTGGATGCGGGCCACCTTCGACCGCTACTGGACCACCGCGCAGCACGTCACCAAGTGGACCAACGCGATGCTCGCGCCGCCGCCGGAGCACATCCTGAACCTGATCGGCGCCGCCGGTGAGCTCCAGCCGGTCGCCGACCGGTTCGCCAACGGCTTCAACGACCCGGCCGACTTCGAGAACTTCTTCTACGACCCGGACAAGGCGCAGGCCTACCTGGTCGAGGTGTCGGGCGCGGGCGCCGCGTAG
- a CDS encoding GTP-binding protein: MDSVVSDAARGVFGTSPFAQSDESMHAWETDRTRAPIATKIVVAGGFGVGKTTLVTAVSEITPLQTEALMTEASEATDDLTATPGKTTTTVAMDFGRLTLDDDLVLYLFGTPGQQRFWFMWDDIVRGAIGAVVMADTRRLKDCFPVLDYFESSGLPYVVAVNHFDGSELFEPEDVREALTIPKHIPVMIMDARRRISVIETLLALVGHALDETPE; this comes from the coding sequence GTGGACTCCGTCGTCTCTGACGCCGCTCGCGGCGTCTTCGGTACATCTCCGTTCGCCCAGTCCGACGAGAGCATGCACGCCTGGGAGACGGACCGCACCCGCGCCCCCATCGCCACGAAGATCGTGGTGGCGGGCGGCTTCGGCGTGGGCAAGACCACGCTGGTCACCGCCGTTTCGGAGATCACGCCCCTGCAGACCGAGGCGCTGATGACCGAGGCGAGCGAGGCCACCGACGATCTCACCGCCACGCCGGGCAAGACCACCACCACCGTGGCCATGGACTTCGGGCGACTCACGCTCGACGACGACCTGGTGCTCTACCTGTTCGGCACGCCGGGCCAGCAGCGCTTCTGGTTCATGTGGGACGACATCGTGCGCGGCGCGATCGGCGCCGTCGTCATGGCCGACACGCGCCGTCTGAAGGACTGCTTCCCGGTACTGGACTACTTCGAGAGCTCCGGACTGCCGTACGTGGTCGCGGTCAACCACTTCGACGGCAGCGAGCTGTTCGAGCCGGAGGACGTCCGGGAGGCCTTGACCATCCCGAAACACATACCTGTCATGATCATGGACGCGCGTCGCCGGATCTCCGTGATCGAGACCCTCCTGGCCCTGGTGGGCCACGCGCTCGACGAAACCCCCGAGTAG
- a CDS encoding DUF742 domain-containing protein, with amino-acid sequence MSSTPKQHLPVRGGDRKPARVRPYSLTGGRTRFGHVLLVETFVASTAALDAPEERRELTNGSLSTRVMPELRAIVELCRRMRTVAEIAALLKMPLGVVRVLLSDLADQGKIRVYGTGTGHGTGRPDRALLERVLSGLRRL; translated from the coding sequence ATGAGCAGTACGCCGAAGCAGCACCTCCCGGTCCGCGGCGGTGACCGCAAACCCGCCCGGGTCCGCCCCTACTCGCTCACCGGCGGCCGTACCCGCTTCGGCCACGTCCTGCTGGTCGAGACGTTCGTGGCGAGCACGGCCGCGCTGGACGCCCCGGAGGAGCGCAGGGAACTGACGAACGGGTCCCTGTCCACCCGCGTGATGCCGGAGCTGCGGGCCATCGTCGAACTGTGCCGCCGGATGCGTACGGTGGCCGAAATCGCCGCGCTGCTGAAGATGCCGCTCGGCGTGGTCCGCGTGCTCCTCAGCGACCTCGCGGACCAGGGAAAGATCCGTGTGTACGGGACGGGAACCGGCCATGGCACGGGCCGCCCGGACCGAGCTCTGCTGGAAAGGGTGCTGAGTGGACTCCGTCGTCTCTGA
- a CDS encoding roadblock/LC7 domain-containing protein, whose translation MTAPSTFGLIGLSSEARNLHWLLTNLVEEVPGILSVAVVSSDGLLLLSSDDHRNQQAREALRARGTKRTGPRGSAADLATIVSGIGSLTVGAAKLMAFGGVRHTMVAMDEGSLFVMSISDGSLLGVHGSADCDMSVLAYHMALFVGRAGHVLTPELRSELRKSLEDSQTTGSAR comes from the coding sequence TTGACCGCTCCCAGTACCTTCGGACTGATCGGACTGAGTAGTGAGGCCCGCAACCTGCACTGGCTGCTGACCAACCTCGTCGAGGAGGTGCCCGGCATCCTCTCGGTCGCGGTCGTCTCGTCCGACGGACTGCTCCTGCTGTCCTCCGACGACCACCGCAACCAGCAGGCCCGGGAAGCCCTCCGGGCCCGCGGGACCAAGCGGACCGGCCCGCGCGGCTCCGCCGCCGACCTGGCCACCATCGTCTCCGGCATCGGCAGCCTCACCGTCGGCGCCGCCAAGCTGATGGCCTTCGGCGGGGTCCGGCACACGATGGTCGCGATGGACGAGGGCAGCCTGTTCGTGATGTCCATCAGCGACGGCTCGCTGCTCGGAGTCCACGGCTCCGCGGACTGCGACATGAGCGTGCTGGCGTACCACATGGCGCTGTTCGTGGGCCGCGCCGGCCACGTCCTGACGCCCGAACTCCGCAGCGAACTCCGAAAATCCCTGGAGGATTCCCAGACGACGGGGAGTGCCCGATGA
- a CDS encoding protein phosphatase 2C domain-containing protein: MRTELASEPGDADRPNEDFVSVGLPASGQGGSVVVLDGVTPPKGGTGCLHSVPWFTARLGGALTELTVSLPDVPLVDALSRAIARTAEAHASTCDLSHPRTPQATVVVARWSPAAVEYLVLSDSALLVESPDGVVTPFLDDRLALLPRSALATVALVDSTLRNKEGGFFTAAADPSVSRRAVTGTLPRRDVRALAALTDGATRWVERFEEGDWTDCFHLMRKEGPQALVDRVRTLERADPARSFPGRGKTHDDATVVYVEF, encoded by the coding sequence ATGCGTACTGAACTCGCCTCGGAACCGGGAGACGCGGACCGCCCCAACGAGGACTTCGTCAGTGTCGGACTACCGGCCTCCGGACAGGGCGGTTCGGTCGTCGTCCTGGACGGGGTCACGCCGCCGAAGGGCGGGACGGGTTGTCTGCATTCCGTCCCCTGGTTCACCGCGCGCCTCGGCGGAGCCCTGACCGAACTGACCGTTTCACTCCCGGATGTTCCCCTGGTCGACGCCTTGTCCCGTGCCATCGCGCGTACCGCCGAGGCACACGCCTCAACCTGTGACCTTTCTCACCCCCGCACACCTCAGGCCACGGTGGTGGTGGCCCGCTGGTCCCCGGCGGCGGTGGAGTACCTGGTCCTGTCGGACTCGGCTCTCCTCGTGGAGTCCCCGGACGGCGTGGTGACGCCCTTCCTGGACGACCGGCTGGCCCTTCTCCCCCGCTCGGCCCTGGCCACGGTCGCGCTGGTGGACTCCACGCTCCGCAACAAGGAGGGCGGCTTCTTCACGGCGGCGGCCGACCCCTCGGTGTCCCGCCGGGCGGTGACCGGAACCCTGCCCCGCCGTGACGTACGCGCCCTGGCCGCGCTGACGGACGGGGCGACGCGCTGGGTGGAGAGGTTCGAGGAGGGCGACTGGACGGACTGCTTCCATCTCATGCGCAAGGAGGGACCCCAGGCGCTGGTGGACCGGGTGCGGACGCTGGAGCGAGCGGATCCGGCCAGATCCTTCCCGGGCCGGGGCAAGACGCACGACGACGCGACGGTCGTGTACGTCGAGTTCTGA